TTCCTCACTATGGGGTTTACAAAGTATCATCCATAAAGTTGGATGTTCAATAGACTACAAAAGTCTTAACTAGATAATGGCTGCTTCAGCCTGTCTAACAGAAAGCAGGTAGGTCTATATGTGATTGATGCCTTCTACTTGTCTTAACTTTGAGATTCTGGAAAACGTTTATTGGTTTCTGTTATATAGTTAGACTAACAGATAGCAAACCAAGTTATAGGATAACTAGAGTAAATAAAGTATATTTGAACTTAGATATGTCACAGACCGTATGTCAATGCTCCATATAATCACACAAACCATAGACAGGAATATAAAAGCTTTTAGTTACAGTATCTTGATAGCAATTTGTGAAAGTTGTTTAAAATAGAGACAAATAGTTTGTAAGGTTCGACATACCTGGTCTCCTTGGAGAAGTAAGCTCAAGACTTCCAAATTTTCTGCCTGGCAATGTTGGCATCGGCATCTCTTCTGCAGCTCTTCCCCCAGTGAAGCCAATGTCTGTTCCAGCTCAGAACTCTGCGTGTTGCACGTCAAGGAAACTATTGGCAAATGAGAATAAAAGTAGAAGCACTCGGCTGCTCTTAAATTCTagcaaaaaaatggttgatGCAGAGTAGTAGGCTGTCTCAATAGGAACAGAACTAGTTGGTGCAGGTTATAAACCATGCTTCACTAGCTACTGAAAATAAGGATATCTAGCGAGATTTTGTACTGAATTTGTTATGCCTTTTATGGCCTCCATGAGTGACATCTTCTTCTCATATTCATCAAGCTCTTTCTGCAGCTACAGATAGAAAAATAGAGTTATCAACCGAGTTTTGTTCACGTCACAGAATGTTTAAGAACAAGTTAAAACAGGGAATGGATAAGCTAGCAAACAGTAATTGGAGGAGCGAAGTAACTTTCACGTAATAGATTGATACAAAGACTAACCCTTACCTGTTCTTTTATCTTCTGCTCTGCTAGGAATCCATCCTCCTCTTTTGCCAATTGAGAATTAACATCAGATAGCATATCCTTGATTGCTTGTGAATCAGCTCCGTGACCATCCTCAAAAACTTTGACATCTGCTGACACGAAACATATCCACAACAAGCCATTGTCTCTTAATAAATAGTCACAAACTTGACAAGAAGAGtaaactgcaaaaaaaaaaagtctactaACTTGCAGTTATGCTAGTACTATCATCATTGCCCACACGGGAGGCTACAGTTTTCTGGAACACCCTATTACAAAGCAAACAATTTTAAATGTGT
This genomic interval from Brassica napus cultivar Da-Ae chromosome A6, Da-Ae, whole genome shotgun sequence contains the following:
- the LOC106415155 gene encoding kinesin-1 heavy chain-like, whose protein sequence is MAGIDTQKQLLSLIRDFTSERSRGEQRVVGLKKRIESLQSEVEAANADVEHAKRIKEVAEEELNGYEVESSLNDATIQSLEARIALLQDEVSTVGNEVDALKNKEGLLRDQFISQMVELNKEIRVFQKTVASRVGNDDSTSITANVKVFEDGHGADSQAIKDMLSDVNSQLAKEEDGFLAEQKIKEQLQKELDEYEKKMSLMEAIKGITNSVQNLARQSSELEQTLASLGEELQKRCRCQHCQAENLEVLSLLLQGDQDMVAS